A window of the Polypterus senegalus isolate Bchr_013 chromosome 4, ASM1683550v1, whole genome shotgun sequence genome harbors these coding sequences:
- the LOC120528039 gene encoding NAD(P)(+)--arginine ADP-ribosyltransferase 2-like isoform X1 has translation MYLCSIVLQLLSFLTIVPALYSITYEDSYDDDYVGCMGKREIQVKQGYLSCEKKQNSIFKYAWNAAETYWKNRVPPKLDRDTAIAVTAYTSNFMYSQLNVAVEGGVNQVTNRYFRSIHLLLTKAIQTLRNGKCMTTYRGINVYIPLKRGELFRFGRFASSSKNRNVAEGFGSKILFTIKTCFGADITQYSLHKGESEVLIPPYEEFKVTNAYLNQITLMSTGKTRSNKRCESMSPSCPYQQNWNTADTSSGSGSEEYWDSEYYY, from the coding sequence tacTCCATCACATATGAAGACTCCTACGATGACGACTATGTGGGGTGCATGGGAAAAAGAGAAATACAAGTTAAGCAGGGATATCTATCCTGTGAGAAGAAACAGAACTCGATATTCAAATACGCATGGAATGCCGCTGAGACATACTGGAAAAACCGTGTCCCTCCTAAACTGGACAGGGACACGGCCATCGCTGTCACCGCCTACACCTCAAATTTTATGTATTCTCAGCTGAATGTGGCCGTGGAAGGTGGAGTAAACCAGGTGACAAACAGATACTTCAGGTCCATACATTTACTACTTACTAAAGCAATCCAGACTCTGCGGAATGGCAAGTGTATGACAACCTACCGAGGAATTAATGTCTACATCCCACTGAAAAGAGGAGAACTTTTTCGTTTTGGAAGGTTTGCCTCATCCTCTAAAAACCGTAACGTTGCTGAAGGTTTTGGCTCAAAAATTCTCTTCACGATCAAAACCTGCTTCGGGGCGGACATTACACAGTATTCTTTACATAAGGGAGAATCAGAAGTGCTGATTCCACCATATGAAGAGTTTAAAGTTACTAATGCTTACTTGAATCAAATCACCCTAATGTCAACAGGAAAGACCCGATCAAACAAGAGGTGCGAGTCGATGAGCCCCAGTTGCCCCTATCAGCAAAATTGGAACACAGCTGACACATCCAGTGGCTCAGGGTCTGAAGAATATTGGGATTCTGAGTACTACTACTGA